In the genome of Bacillus thuringiensis, the window GTGGTAACGCAAATTTTTTCGGTGAAAAAACATTCAAAATACCATATAATATAATTAAATGTAATTAATATGCAATTTTACATATTAATAAAAAACATTTTCCAAATTTTTATATTTTCTATACATTTTTGTATGTTTATTATTTGACAGATAATTTCGAACTGTTATAATATGGATATGTAAAAATTGCTATTTTCTTAAAAGACATGGGAGTCAGATGAGAATTGTGAAAGGATGAGGGGGAGTGGCACAGATTATGTATCACCACACAGCAATTAATGTATTAGGTCTTTTACAAAACATGTCAAATAATAAAATGAACGATATGCAACTAGAGGTGGAATTTAAAAAAATAGAAAAAGAATTCCAAGTAAAGTATGAAGAGTTAGTTGATTTACATAATAGAATGGTATTATTTCAAATAGATATAGAAAAAAATGGCGGGATGCGAGCATATGAAAAATCAGCAATTACATGGCTGAAGTCTGAACTAGAGCTACTATATGAAGTATATCAATTTTGTCAACGTCACAGTTTAAACATTTTAAATATTTCAAAATACGTAAGTAAAAATGAACTAAATCTTTTTCCAAAAACAGAAAGTCAATTGCAAAATACGTATTATAAATTGAAAAAACGTGAAATACCGTTTGAAAATATTGAAAAACAAAAACCAGGACGAAAGCGAAAATATATACCAGTAAAAGAGACAATTGTTGCAAGAAAACAAGAAAACGAGTACGAATTAAAAGAAGAAATCCAGCATAAAGAGGATGAAAAAAGTCTTGTAACAGTTATATCTGGTATCGTTGATAACTTTGAAACAATTAATCAATGTAGTGAAAGGAAAGAAGACGAACTACATCAGTTTATGGAAGGTATTTATAAGCTTTCTAGTATGGCAGCAGGGCGTTCTAGAGAAGCGAAGAATACACGTAGTCTAGAAAGTGAATTGCAGTCGTTACAACTGGAAAATGAAAGGCTAAAACGAGAGAAAGAAGAGCTTGTACAAGATATTAAGGGCATGACGCAGCTTTTAATTCATTTCATTACAAGTTCGGATATTGATCAAATACGTAAATTACCAACTTTCGTACAAGATTGTAAAATGGAATTACATAAACTAGGTCTATATAATGCACAAGACGGTAAAATGAAAATTATGGTTGACCGTAGTGGACAAGTTATGACAGTAACACAGTAATAAAATTTGGGTACAAAATAAAAGGGAGATACATAGTTTATATGTATTTCCCTTTTGTTTTGTATGGAATCGTTCCAAAGATGGAAGATAAATTTTTACGATTGTAGTAGTTTAGAAACCATTTGCGGAATTTGGTTCGCTTGTGAAACCATACTAAGTGCAACTTCAGTCAATATTTGAACTTTAAAAAATCACTCATCTCCTGCGCCATGTCTGCATCTTCAATTCGAGATGCAGTATCTGTTAGTGCCATACTTTGGCTATTTAAGTTTTCAATATTAAAATGTAAACGATTTATCATTGCACCAAGGTCGGCACGATGAAGTGACACACTTTGGAAAGCCTCTTCAATTTTACGGATTGCCGATCTTGCTTCTTGTTTTGTTGAAATCTTGATGTCATGTTGTGTAGGGGAAGGGGGAATAGCTTTTGATATATGTACCGTATGACCGATATCGTCTAATGAAACAGGGCTGTTTTGGTCGCCAAATACGGATAAATCATTAAACTCAGTCGTCGCGCCAATATAGCTAATTTGTTCTGTTAAAGACTGAAACTCTTTATTCAGCGAATCACGATTTGCATTTGAATTTGTACCGTTCGCAGATTGAACGGCTAAATCACGCATACGCTGCAAAATATTCGTCACAGTTTGAAGAGCAGCTTTCGCTGTTCGAAGTATTGATATCGCATCTTCATTATTACGAATTGCTACGCACATACCACTCGCTCTCGCATGCATACGAGTCACAATTGCAATGTTAGCGGGATTATCAGAAGCAGTATTTAACTTTTTACCGGTCGCCAAATGCTCCATCGCAACATTCATACGCTTCTCATTCTCATACAACGACTGTCTAGCATTCATACTTAAAACATTCGTACCAATACGCATAATAGACACTCCTTATAGATTGATATAATCAATATTCAAAAGCTAATACACGGCTATGAAGAGAAAAAGAGACTTATGCTCACTTTATCTTTTTGTTTTCATACACGGAACGAGAATAAAATAGGCCCTGACCGCTACTAAATATGGCTAGAGCTTCTCTTTAAGCTAAAAAAATCTTTCAATCTATCTATATAGAAAAAATAAACCTCTCTGCAAGCAGAGGGGTTTATTCAGGAAACTAACTCAAATGGCTTATTGTAATAATTTAGAAACCATTTGAGGAGTTTGGTTAGCTTGAGAAAGCATGCTGATTCCAGCTTCGTTCAAGATTTTGAACTTAGTCATTTCAGACATTTCTTTCGCCATGTCAGCGTCTTCGATTTGAGAAGCAGAAGCGGCCATATTAGTAGCTTGGCTGTTTACATTGTTTAAATTATGATCTAAACGGTTTAACTGAGAACCAAACGTTGCGCGCATGTCAGCTACTTTTTGGATAGCTGCATCTAGTTGTACAATGGCACCAGCAGCATCGTTATCTGCAGCTGGTGCTGGTGGTGCTGGTATTACAGGTGCTGCTGGTGCTCCAATAGTTTTTGTAAGGCCAAGTCCTGTAGCACCTGTTGTCGCATCAACAGCCGTAATTGTAAGATTATCGCTAGCTACATCAGAAAGCTGAATGCTAATATTTTTATCTGTTCCAGCCGCAGCTAATAAGCTTTTTCCATTAAAGTTTGTTTTTCCAGCGATATGATTAATTTCCTCCTGCAATTCTTTAAATTCCAGGTTTAGAGAATCTTTATCTTTGCCGTCATTTGTACCATTAGCAGATTGGGTAGCAAGGTCACGCATACGAAGTAAGATGTTAGAAATAGAATTCAAAGCAGAGTCAGTTGTACGTAAAGCAGACATAGCGTCTTGCGTATTACGTGCTCCAACGTTTAATCCGCCTTCTTTCGCACGCATACGAGTAGCGATAGCTAAACCAGCCGCATCATCAGCAGCACTGTTAATAGATTTACCGCTAGATAAACGGTTCATAGAAGTGTTCATTTTGTCTTGATTTTGGCGCATGTATTCTTGTGTACGCATGCTATTAATGTTTGTATTAATTCTCATGTTAAGAACCTCCAGTAGTTTTTAGTTATATAAAATAACCCTCTGTATTACAGAGAGTTATTTTTATTGTAAGTCATTAAATAAATTATTGTAATAATTTAGAAACCATTTGAGGAGTTTGGTTAGCTTGAGAGAGCATGCTAATACCAGCTTCGTTCAAGATTTTAAACTTTGTCATGTTAGACATTTCTTTTGCCATATCCGCATCTTCAATTTGCGAAGCGGAAGCGGCCATATTAGTAGCTTGGCTGTTTACGTTGTTTAAGTTGTGATCTAAACGGTTTAATTGAGAGCCGAATGTCGCACGCTTGTCAGCAACGGATTGGATAGCTGTATCTAGTTCTCCAATGGCACCAGCAGCATCTCCACTTTTTGCAGTAGAGGCAATAGTTTTCGTAAGATTGAGTCCATCGGCTCCTGTTGTTGCATCTACAGATGCAATTGTAAGTTTATCGCCAGATATATCGGAAAGCTGGATATCAATATCAGTTCCTTTTGCAGCTAATAAACTCTTTCCATTAAAGTTTGTTTTTCCAGCGATATGATCAATTTCTCCCTGTAATTCTTTAAATTCTAAGTTCAGGGAATCTTGATCTTTACCGTCATTTGTACCATTAGCAGATTGAGTAGCAAGATCACGCATGCGAAGTAAAATGTTAGAAATAGAGTTTAAAGCAGAGTCAGTTGTACGTAAAGCAGACATAGCGTCTTGCGTATTACGTGCTCCAACGTTTAATCCGCCTTCTTTCGCACGCATACGAGTAGCGATAGCTAAACCAGCCGCATCGTCAGCAGCACTGTTAATAGATTTACCGCTAGATAAACGGTTCATAGAAGTGTTCATTTTGTCTTGATTTTGGCGCATGTATTCTTGTGTACGCATGCTATTAATGTTTGTATTAATTCTCATGTTAAGAGCCTCCAGTAGTTTTTATTTTATATCATCAAATGGATTTTATTGTAGTAATTTAGAAACCATTTGAGGAGTTTGGTTAGCTTGAGAAAGCATGCTAATACCAGCTTCGTTCAAGATTTTAAACTTCGTCATGTTAGACATTTCTTTTGCCATATCTGCATCTTCAATTTGAGAAGCTGCTGCCGCCATATTAGTAGATTGGCTGTTCACGTTGTTTAAGTTATGATCTAAGCGATTTAATTGAGAACCGAAAGTAGCTCTATTATCAGCAACTGTTTGGATAGCTTTATCTAGATTAGTAATAGCAGTACTTGCATCTGCTGTGGTCTTAACATTGGTACCAGTAGCCGTAAGTAGTGTATCAGCTTTTGCATTAATTGATGCAATTGTAAGTTTATCGCCAGATACATCAGAAAGCTGGATATCAATATCCGCTCCTGTTGCAGCTAATAAATTCTTACCATTGAAGTTTGTCTTTTCAGCGATATGATCAATTTCCTTGTGCAATTCTTGGAACTCTAAGTCTAAAGACGCTTGATCTTTTGTCTCGTTTGTACCGTTTGCGGATTGAGTTGCAATATCACGCATACGAAGTAAGATGTTAGAAATAGAATTCAAAGCAGAGTCAGTTGTACGTAAAGCAGACATAGCGTCTTGCGTGTTACGCGCCCCAACGTTTAATCCGCCTTCTTTTGCACGCATACGAGTAGCGATAGCTAAGCCAGCCGCATCGTCAGCAGCACTGTTAATAGATTTACCGCTAGATAAACGGTTCATAGAAGTGTTCATTTTGTCTTGATTTTGGCGCATGTATTCTTGTGTACGCATGCTATTAATGTTTGTATTAATTCTCATGTTAAGAGCCTCCAGTAGTTTTTATTTTATATCATCAAATGGATTTTATTGTAGTAATTTAGAAACCATTTGAGGAGTTTGGTTAGCTTGAGAAAGCATGCTAATACCAGCTTCGTTCAAGATTTTAAACTTCGTCATGTTAGACATTTCTTTTGCCATATCTGCATCTTCAATTTGAGAAGCTGCTGCCGCCATATTAGTAGATTGGCTGTTTACGTTGTTTAAGTTATGGTCTAAGCGATTTAATTGAGAGCCAAAGGTAGCTCTATTATCAGCAACTGTTTGAATAGCTGCGTCAAGAGCCGTAATAGAGTCAGATGCGTTTTTGGTGCTTTTAACATCTCCAGTAATTTTAAGCGTAGCAGCTGTTGCATCAATTGCTGTAATTGTAAGTTTATCACCAGATACATCGGAAAGCTGAACGTCAATATTGTTTGCAGCGGCAACTCCAGCTAATAAAGTTTTTCCATTAAAGTTTGTTTTTTCAGCAATATGAGTAATTTCACCTTTTAACTCTTGAAATTCTAGGTCCAACGAATCTTGGTCTTTTGTATCATTTGTACCGTTTGCAGATTGAGTTGCAATATCACGCATACGAAGTAAGATGTTAGAAATAGAATTCAAAGCAGAGTCAGTTGTACGTAAAGCAGACATAGCGTCTTGCGTGTTACGCGCCCCAACGTTTAATCCGCCTTCTTTTGCACGCATACGAGTAGCGATAGCTAAGCCAGCCGCATCGTCAGCAGCACTGTTAATAGATTTACCGCTAGATAAACGATTCATCGCAGTATTCATTTTGTCTTGGTTTTGTCGCATGTACTCTTGCGTACGCATGCTATTAATGTTTGTATTAATTCTCATGTTAAGAACCCCCATTTTTTTATATTGATTTTTCTGTTAATTGTTAAACGTAAATATGCAAAAAAATCAATTTCGAGATTAATTGTAATCCTTGGTATATATCGTGTCAACGAATAATTGTAATTAATGAATATAAAAAAATGATAATTTCCTATTTGTTCATTTTTTTATTACAATATTATCAAAAGGATTATTGCAAACTTTTAAAAAAAACTCTAATATTAGATTATCTTTGTTTACCGAAAAGGTGATATTATGATAGTTGGAAATATAGTAAAAGAAGTGCTTGCATATAAGAAAGGGCAAATTCAGCAAAAGCTAAGTAGTCCACAAGCATTTGTTAGTAGTCGTTTTCAAGAGAAGTTGCAGAGTGAACCTGCGAAGGAGACGAAGGCTACTACGCAGCCGGCAAAAGTAGAAGATATGAGTCAGCCGGTACAATCTACGAAAATAGAAGCGGTTGTTAATAAACCTGAAGAAACTATTAATAAAGTAGAGGAAGCGAGTAAGCCTGAAGAAAAGGCTGAAACGAAGAAAGCAGATGAAGTGCAAGTTGCGCAAAAAGAGTTTGAACGACGTTTCCCAGAAACGAAAAATGAGGCTGCTGATACGTGGGAATTAACGAAGAAGTATAATATTCAAAAAATACGTTCTTCCAATGAAGGGAAGTATGAGGATATTATTGATCGCGTAAGTCGTACATACGGAATTCCGAAAACGTTAATTCAAAAAATGATTGAAGTAGAGTCTAATTTTAATCCGAAAACGGTGTCACATGCAGGTGCGATGGGACTTATGCAGCTTATGCCAGCGAATGTGAAGGAGATGGGTGTGAAGAATCCCTTTTCACCAGCTGAAAGTATTGAAGGTGGCGTGAAAGAGTTAAGCGGTTATTTAAAGAAGAATAACGGCGACTTAGTATTGGCGCTTGCTTCTTACAATGCTGGTCCTGGGAATGTGAGAAAGTACGGAGGCGTGCCGCCATTTAAAGAAACGCAAGGATATATTAAAAAAATATTAAATATCGACGTTTCAAAATAGAGAGTTTCATATATAGAGAGAACATGAAATTTTCGTGAACATGATATGGGAGTTGGCTAGATTTGAAATTACAAGATGATATTCCGTTAACAATTTATTTTGAAATCGGAAATACGAAAAAGAAAATTGAAGATCTGCTTCATATTACGAAAGGTACATTGTATCGTCTTGAAAATTCAACGAAAAATACGGTGCGTCTTATGCTTGAGAATGAAGAGATTGGAACCGGAAAGATTTTGACGAAGAATGGGAAGATGTACGTTGAAATCGTTGAATTGAAAAGGTAGGGAAGGGGATTGTCATGAGTGGCGAAAAATTAAGCCAAGAGCAAATTGATGCCCTGCTGAAGGCGGTAAATGAAGGCGAGGAAATGCCAGCTTTCGCACAAGAAGCAGGAAAGCAAGAGAAATTTCAAGAGTATGATTTTAATAGACCAGAGAAGTTCGGTGTTGAGCATTTACGTAGTTTGCAAGCGATTGCTTCTACGTTTGGGAAACAGACGTCACAGACGTTATCAGCGCGTATGCGTATTCCAATTGAACTAGAGCCTTCAACGGTTGAGCAAGTTCCATTTACGAGTGAGTATGTGGAGAAAATGCCGAAAGATTATTATTTATATTGCGTAATTGATCTCGGTTTACCAGAGCTTGGAGAAATTGTTATTGAGATTGATTTAGCATTCGTTATTTATATTCATGAATGTTGGCTTGGCGGAGATAGTAAGCGTAACTTTACGATGCGCAGACCGTTAACAGCATTTGAGTTTTTAACGCTTGATAATATATTCTTGCTTCTTTGTAAAAATTTAGAGCAATCATTTGAAAGTGTTGTTGCGATTGAACCGAAATTTGTAACGACGGAAACAGATCCGAATGCATTAAAGATTACGACAGCGAGCGATATCATTTCATTACTTAACGTAAATATGAAAACAGATTTTTGGAATACGACGGTGCGTATCGGGATTCCGTTCTTATCTGTTGAAGAAATTATGGATAAGTTAACGTCTGAAAATATTGTCGAACATTCTTCGGACAAACGTAGGAAGTATACGTCTGAAGTGGAAGTGAAAGTAAATCAAGTGTACAAACCTGTTCACGTTGCGATTGGTGAGCAGAAAATGACAATGAGTGAGATTGAACAAATTGAAGAAGGCGATATTATTCCGCTTCATACGAAAGTCTCGGATGAATTACTTGGTTATGTAGATGGAAAGCATAAATTTAATTGTTTTATTGGAAAAGATGGAACGCGTAAGGCGCTTCTATTTAAAAGTTTTGTAGAGTAGGAGGATCCATATGAAGCATGAAGTATCTCCTGTGTCATTAATGGGATTAGAAGATTTTGCAGGAAAGCGAAATGAAGCAGGTAAAGCACATATTGATACTGTTTCAGATATTTCGATTGAACTTGGTGTAAAGCTTGGAAAGTCATCTATTACGCTCGGTGATGTAAAGCAGTTAAAAGTTGGCGATGTTCTTGAAGTAGAGAAAAACTTAGGACATAAAGTAGATGTGTATTTAAGTAATATGAAAGTCGGCATCGGTGAAGCAATTGTAATGGACGAGAAATTCGGTATTATCATTTCTGAAATTGAAGCTGATAAGAAACAAGCGGCGCTTATGAAAGCGCAAAGTCAAATGCAAGATAAAGAGTAGAGGAGGAGTCATATGTCGTATATGACGACCTTATTTCAAGTCGTTTTACTGTTTGGTGCGCTCGGTTACGGTGCATATTATATGACGAAAAAGACGCGCAAACAGCAGTTTTTTAAGCAGGGTGAAAATGGCCATATTCAAGTAAAAGACGGCGTGTATTTAAATCATCAAACGAGTGCCTTTTTATTTGAAGTGGACGGAAAGCAAGTGTTCACTGTTATTAGTAATAACGGTGTGCAGTCTGTGCAATTAACCGGAACAGGAAATCAGTTTCAACAAGCACTAGAAGACGCGGTGAAGACTGAAACGAAAAAAGTAGAGGATCCATCATGAGAATAAAGAAACAGTTATCATTATTAGCCGTTATTTTCGTATTTTCTATCGTTTTTTCAATTATTTTTGTAAATCCAGCGTATGCGGCCCCGAACGGTTTTATTAATTTCGAAAATGGAAAAGAGTTTACGAGTAATTCAAGTGTACAACTATTTGCGCTCGTTACCCTTTTATCATTATCTTCTTCTATCGTTCTATTATTTACACATTTTACTTATTTTATGATCGTTCTTGGGATTACACGTCAAGGACTTGGGGTAATGAATTTACCACCAAACCAAGTGCTTGTTGGACTTGCATTATTTTTATCACTCTTTACGATGCAGCCTGTAATCGGGCAACTGAAGAGCGATGTGTGGGATCCGATGACGAAAGAGAAAATAACAGTAAGTCAAGCTGCGGAAACGACAGCTCCTATTATGAAAGAATATATGTCAAAGCATACGTATAAGCATGATTTGAAAATGATGCTGAAAGTACGCGGAGAAGAGTTGCCGAAAGATTTAAAGGATCTTTCCTTATTTACACTCGTACCATCCTTTACGTTAACGCAAATTCAAAAAGGGTTACTTACAGGGATGTTCATTTATTTAGCGTTTGTATTTATAGATTTGATTATTAGTACACTTTTAATGTACCTCGGGATGATGATGGTACCGCCGATGATTTTAAGTTTACCGTTTAAAATACTCGTTTTCGTATATTTAGGTGGATATACAAAAATTGTCGATATTATGTTTAAGACGGTCGCCTGAAGCGCTTGATGCTATGTGATAGGAGTCATATAAATGAATACTTCACCAATTATAGATATTTTCCAAACCTTTTTTTATAAAGGGGTTATGATTTTAATGCCGATTGCCGTTGTAAGTCTAATTGTCGTTATTATTATCGCGGTTATTATGGCAATGATGCAAATTCAAGAGCAAACGCTGACGTTTTTACCGAAAATGGCGAGTATTGTGCTCGTTATTATCATTTTAGGTCCGTGGATGTTCCAAGAGTTAACGATGCTTATTTTAGATTTATTTGATAAAATCCCATCGCTATTGCGTTCGTACTAAGATAGGTGAACTGAAATGAATATGGAATTATGGGCGGCGACGTTTTTTGCGTTTTGTCGCATTACTTCATTTTTATATTTTCTACCGTTTTTCTCAGGTCGATCAATTCCGGCGATGGCAAAGGTTACATTTGGACTTGCTCTTTCAATTACAGTGGCCGATCAAGTGGATGTCTCTCACATCAAGACAGTTTGGGACGTTGCAGCTTATGCAGCAACGCAAATTGTAATTGGTTTATCACTTTCAAAAATTGTAGAGATGCTGTGGAACATTCCGAAAATGGCAGGGCATATTTTAGACTTTGATATTGGTTTATCACAAGCAAGTTTGTTTGATGTAAATGCAGGGTCACAGTCCACTTTGCTATCAACAATTTTTGATATATTTTTTCTTATTATTTTTATTTCACTTGGCGGCATTAACTATTTCGTTGCCACTATTTTAAAGTCGTTTCAATATACAGAGGCGATTTCAAAATTGTTGACGACTAGTTTTTTAGATAGTCTACTCGCAACGTTATTATTTGCGATCACATCAGCGGTTGAAATTGCTCTGCCGCTTATGGGAAGTTTATTCATCATTAATTTTGTTCTAATTTTAATTGCAAAAAACGCTCCGCAATTAAATGTTTTTATGAATGCATACGTAATTAAAATTACATGTGGTATTTTGTTTATTGCGATGAGTGTACCGATGCTCGGTTATGTGTTTAAAAATATGACGGATGTATTACTTGAAGAATATACGAAACTATTTAACTTTTTCTTAACGAAGTAGGGGGACGCGCATGGCAAAGGATAATAAAACAGAAAAGGCCACCCCGCAGAAGCGTAAAAAATCGCGTGAAGAAGGGAATATTGCCCGGAGTAAAGATTTAAATAATTTATTTTCCATTCTCGTATTAGCAGTTGTCGTTTATTTCTTCGGAGATTGGCTAGGTTATGAGATTGCAAATTCCGTAGCGGTGCTGTTTGATCAAATTGGAAAAAATACAGATTCAACCGAGTATTTTTATTTAATGGGGATTTTATTACTGAAAGTATCGGCTCCGATATTAATACTCGTATATGCTTTTCATTTATTCAATTATATGATTCAAGTCGGCTTCCTATTTTCTTCTAAAGTCATTAAACCGAAAGCGTCACGTATTAATCCGAAAAACTATTTTACGAGATTGTTTAGTCGTAAAAGTTTAGTAGATATTTTGAAATCACTGTTTTATATGGGATTAATCGGTTACGTTTCGTACGTTCTTTTTAAAAAGAATTTAGAGAAAATCGTCAGTATGATTGGATTTAACTGGACTGCGTCACTTACTGAAATTATTAGGCAAATTAAATTTATCTTCTTAGCAATTTTAATTATTTTAATCGTTCTTTCTATTATCGATTTCATTTATCAAAAATGGGAGTATGAACAAGATATTAAGATGAAAAAAGAAGAAGTGAAACAAGAGCATAAAGATAATGAAGGGGACCCGCAAGTAAAGGGGAAACGAAAAAACTTTATGCATGCGATCTTGCAAGGGACAATCGCGAAGAAGATGGATGGTGCAACGTTTATTGTGAACAACCCGACGCATATTTCAGTGGCGCTTCGGTACAATAAAGAAGTTGATGCGGCGCCTATTGTCGTTGCAAAAGGGGAAGATGAGCTCGCATTATATATACGAACGCTTGCCCGTGAACATGAAATACCAATGGTGGAAAACCGTCCGCTTGCTCGTTCTTTATATTATCAAGTCGAGGAAGATGAGACAATTCCTGAAGATTTATACGTAGCTGTAATTGAAGTTATGCGCTATTTAATTCAAACGAATGAACTTGAAGTATAATAGCGCGTTTGGAGGGGATCTCTTTGTTTAAGATGGATTCTGCAAGAACCTATTTTTCTATCTTTTTAGCAGCGTCATTCGTTGTGGCGCTCTTAATTCCACTTCCACCATTTATACTTGATATCGTTATCGTTTTTCTACTAAGTATGTCAGTGCTTATTTATATGCGAGCGACAAGTATTAACGAGTGGGATGAGTTAAAGTCATTTCCGACGATGTTGTTATTAATCGGGATTTTCCGCGTATCGATTAACGTTTCGACGACGCGAGCGATTTTAACAGACGGAAATGCGGGTCATGTTATTGAAGAGTTTGGCCAGTTCGTAATTGGCGGGAACTTATTAATTGGTATCGTTATTTTTATAGTTTTAATCATATTCCAGTTTATCGTTGCAAACGGTGCGTCTCGTACAGCTGAAGTAGCAGCTCGTTTTACACTTGATTCTTTACCAGGGAAACAAATGTCTATCGATGCTGATTTAAACCAGCGTATTATTTCAGAAAAAGATGCACAAGCAAAACGAAAAAAATTAAATATGGAAACAGAGTTTTACGGAGCGATGGATGGTGCCGGAAAGTTCATTAAAGGGGACGTTATTTTCGGGATTGTCATTTTATTCGTAAACATTATTTTCGGTTTAATTGTCGGAATGATGCAGCAAGGAATGAGCTTTGCAGATGCAGCTCTTCATTATACACAGTTAACTGTCGGTGACGGAATCGTAAACCAAATCGGTTCGTTAATGCTTGCAATTTCAACAGGTATTATCGTAACGCGTGTATTTGACGGCTCACCGGATACAGTAACAGAAGGTATCTTTAAAGAGCTATTAGCACATGAAGTCGTTGTATATGCACTTGGTGGTTTATTTATTGCAATGGGTGTTTTTACTCCGCTACCGTTTTTACCATTCGCACTCGTTGGTGGAACGATTATCTTCTTAGGCATTCGTAATAAAAATCGAATAAAGAAAGAAAAAGAAGACGAGCTTCAAAAAGAATTAGAAATGATTCAAGGTGAAGATGAGCAACTGCAACAAGTGGAAGATTCATTCGGAGTATTTACGGATAAATATCCGATTATTGTAGAACTCGGTTTAGATTTAGCAGCACTTGTAAAGCAGAAAATTAACGGGGAAACAGCTCGTGATAAAGTTGTTCTTATGCGGAAGTCGATTATTACTGACCTCGGTATTAACGTTCCTGGAATTAACTTTAAAGATAATACGAGCTTTAGACCACGTGGTCGTTACATTATTCGTATTAAAGGTGCGAAGGCGGCTGAAGGTGTTTTAAAATCAGGTTATTTATTAGCACTAAAAACACCGAACGTAATGGCTGATTTAGATGCAGAACCAGCGAAAGATCCAATTTTCGGCGAAGATGGATATTGGATTTTAGAGCATATGGTGCAAGATGCACAAATGAAAGGCTATCAAGTGTTAGAGCCGCTTAGCATATTAATTACACATTTAGATGTTGTCGTAAGACGTAATCTGCATGAATTAATTCAGCGCCAACATGTAAAAGACTTAATTAACTCGCTTGAAAATGATAATGGCGTTCTATTAGAAGAGATTAAGAAGAAAGAAATTGATTTATCACTCGTTCAAAATGTTATTAAACAACTTCTAAAAGAAGGTATTTCTATTCGTGATTTACCAACAATTATTGAAGGTATTATTGACGGAAAAGAAGTGTATCAAAATCACGTTGATGGTGTGACATCATTTGTTCGTGAATGTATTTCAAAAGTTATTTGTGAAAATGCGAAAAATCCGGACGGAAAAATTTATGCAGCGCTCTTCTCTGATTCAATTGAGTTAGATGCGGATGTTGTGAATAATTCATATCAAGGTTACTTGTTAAACTG includes:
- a CDS encoding DNA-binding domain-containing protein encodes the protein MYHHTAINVLGLLQNMSNNKMNDMQLEVEFKKIEKEFQVKYEELVDLHNRMVLFQIDIEKNGGMRAYEKSAITWLKSELELLYEVYQFCQRHSLNILNISKYVSKNELNLFPKTESQLQNTYYKLKKREIPFENIEKQKPGRKRKYIPVKETIVARKQENEYELKEEIQHKEDEKSLVTVISGIVDNFETINQCSERKEDELHQFMEGIYKLSSMAAGRSREAKNTRSLESELQSLQLENERLKREKEELVQDIKGMTQLLIHFITSSDIDQIRKLPTFVQDCKMELHKLGLYNAQDGKMKIMVDRSGQVMTVTQ
- a CDS encoding flagellin; translated protein: MRINTNINSMRTQEYMRQNQDKMNTSMNRLSSGKSINSAADDAAGLAIATRMRAKEGGLNVGARNTQDAMSALRTTDSALNSISNILLRMRDLATQSANGTNDGKDKDSLNLEFKELQEEINHIAGKTNFNGKSLLAAAGTDKNISIQLSDVASDNLTITAVDATTGATGLGLTKTIGAPAAPVIPAPPAPAADNDAAGAIVQLDAAIQKVADMRATFGSQLNRLDHNLNNVNSQATNMAASASQIEDADMAKEMSEMTKFKILNEAGISMLSQANQTPQMVSKLLQ
- a CDS encoding flagellin translates to MRINTNINSMRTQEYMRQNQDKMNTSMNRLSSGKSINSAADDAAGLAIATRMRAKEGGLNVGARNTQDAMSALRTTDSALNSISNILLRMRDLATQSANGTNDGKDQDSLNLEFKELQGEIDHIAGKTNFNGKSLLAAKGTDIDIQLSDISGDKLTIASVDATTGADGLNLTKTIASTAKSGDAAGAIGELDTAIQSVADKRATFGSQLNRLDHNLNNVNSQATNMAASASQIEDADMAKEMSNMTKFKILNEAGISMLSQANQTPQMVSKLLQ
- a CDS encoding flagellin encodes the protein MRINTNINSMRTQEYMRQNQDKMNTSMNRLSSGKSINSAADDAAGLAIATRMRAKEGGLNVGARNTQDAMSALRTTDSALNSISNILLRMRDIATQSANGTNETKDQASLDLEFQELHKEIDHIAEKTNFNGKNLLAATGADIDIQLSDVSGDKLTIASINAKADTLLTATGTNVKTTADASTAITNLDKAIQTVADNRATFGSQLNRLDHNLNNVNSQSTNMAAAASQIEDADMAKEMSNMTKFKILNEAGISMLSQANQTPQMVSKLLQ
- a CDS encoding flagellin, which gives rise to MRINTNINSMRTQEYMRQNQDKMNTAMNRLSSGKSINSAADDAAGLAIATRMRAKEGGLNVGARNTQDAMSALRTTDSALNSISNILLRMRDIATQSANGTNDTKDQDSLDLEFQELKGEITHIAEKTNFNGKTLLAGVAAANNIDVQLSDVSGDKLTITAIDATAATLKITGDVKSTKNASDSITALDAAIQTVADNRATFGSQLNRLDHNLNNVNSQSTNMAAAASQIEDADMAKEMSNMTKFKILNEAGISMLSQANQTPQMVSKLLQ
- a CDS encoding lytic transglycosylase domain-containing protein, encoding MIVGNIVKEVLAYKKGQIQQKLSSPQAFVSSRFQEKLQSEPAKETKATTQPAKVEDMSQPVQSTKIEAVVNKPEETINKVEEASKPEEKAETKKADEVQVAQKEFERRFPETKNEAADTWELTKKYNIQKIRSSNEGKYEDIIDRVSRTYGIPKTLIQKMIEVESNFNPKTVSHAGAMGLMQLMPANVKEMGVKNPFSPAESIEGGVKELSGYLKKNNGDLVLALASYNAGPGNVRKYGGVPPFKETQGYIKKILNIDVSK
- a CDS encoding flagellar motor switch protein FliN; the protein is MKLQDDIPLTIYFEIGNTKKKIEDLLHITKGTLYRLENSTKNTVRLMLENEEIGTGKILTKNGKMYVEIVELKR
- the fliM gene encoding flagellar motor switch protein FliM, with amino-acid sequence MSGEKLSQEQIDALLKAVNEGEEMPAFAQEAGKQEKFQEYDFNRPEKFGVEHLRSLQAIASTFGKQTSQTLSARMRIPIELEPSTVEQVPFTSEYVEKMPKDYYLYCVIDLGLPELGEIVIEIDLAFVIYIHECWLGGDSKRNFTMRRPLTAFEFLTLDNIFLLLCKNLEQSFESVVAIEPKFVTTETDPNALKITTASDIISLLNVNMKTDFWNTTVRIGIPFLSVEEIMDKLTSENIVEHSSDKRRKYTSEVEVKVNQVYKPVHVAIGEQKMTMSEIEQIEEGDIIPLHTKVSDELLGYVDGKHKFNCFIGKDGTRKALLFKSFVE